The Thermoanaerobaculia bacterium genome has a window encoding:
- a CDS encoding polymer-forming cytoskeletal protein yields the protein MTRTSLIPAGTELAGRLKCASDLLCEGSFVGEIEVQGDLTIGAAGCVEGPLSARTVTVIGQVRGCVHGEEQVELRRGASVEGDVSSACVVLAGGSDLDGRIDISG from the coding sequence TTGACCCGCACCTCCCTGATCCCCGCCGGAACCGAGCTCGCCGGCCGGTTGAAGTGCGCCTCGGACCTGCTCTGCGAAGGGAGCTTCGTCGGGGAGATCGAGGTTCAGGGTGATCTCACGATCGGCGCCGCAGGGTGTGTCGAAGGACCGCTCTCCGCGCGCACCGTGACCGTGATCGGCCAGGTGCGCGGCTGCGTTCATGGGGAGGAGCAGGTGGAACTGCGGCGCGGCGCGTCGGTCGAGGGCGACGTTTCGTCCGCCTGCGTGGTGCTCGCGGGCGGCTCCGACCTCGACGGACGCATCGACATCTCCGGCTGA